The genomic DNA GCTCAGAAACTGTTGGTCTCTGAGATGGTTCTGGGGCAAGCATCATTCGCAAAACTGCCTGCAGCTCATGTGACAAGCCTGGtgtgaaaaaatatcatgataactagtcttattgaaaaaaaaatgtgatcgtTCATGAAGTAATGAATGTAAAAGACTTACTATTGGTAAACTCTGATGGAAGAAAGCCTCGTCTGAGCTTCTGCCATCCATCACCACCATTTGGAACCTCGATACTACAAGCAAGCTCCAGGATAGAGACACCTAAACTAAAAGGAAGAGCTAGATTTAAGAAGCTCATGCATATTATAATAGTAATATTCACACTTTAACTAACAAACAACAGTTCAATTTCTTATTCAAGACAAAATACTAGCACTTTAGCACTAAATCAACAATCACTATATTTCTGGTCTGTCCTCAGCTAAATGTGGTTATATTTAAGTCTGTATTTAATTGTACTGTCACATTTAGGAGTTGTctgttttttataaatgtaaattGTGTTGTGTACACAACATCAACCTGTTGGACTATGGAAGGAAACAAACTGGCACATGTACAGGTTCATgtctattaatgtgcattgtccctagtaacaaacagataaataaataagagaATATCACTATTTTGTTCACATGTACCTGAAGACATCTGCAGCCGGTCCATAAATCCCACTGAGCAGCTCTGGAGCCATGTATCTGGGATCTCCCTCTTGGGCTTCCTCCATCTTTTTCTCCTCCATGTTTGTCTGTTGGAGCTGAAGCAACAGACCAAAGTCTCCTAGCTTCAGACGTCCAGAGTTTGTGATTAAGACGTTAGCTGGCTTCAAATCCAGGTGCACAAATCCACGAGAGTGCAAATGGTGCAGCGCTGACAGGAGGTCACACAGGTAGGCCCATGCGGCAGCTTCATCTGGATAACAACATCGTAGACAGATTTACAACCACAATTTGGGgaaaaactgaacaaaattAGCATCAAACCAACTTTTTTTACCACTGGAATGAATTAGATTTTGCTTGACTGACCTGGGCCAGGACGTTTATTCTCAGCATGAAGCAGCAGACTGGTGCTGCACAGCTCGGTCTGAATATAAAGTCGACCACGCTCCTCCCAGGCTGCCACAAAGTCCAGGATGTGAGGGTGAGGGCAGAGCTGCTCATGGTTTCTAGCCTCTCTCACGCATCGATTCCTTTCACTGTTTCCTCTGAAGCGCTGAGCAGAGCGTTTGACTGCATACAGGAGCCCATCTATGTTGCTTCTCAcctttgaataaaaataaaccagGACTAACACACAAATACTTCCATTGAGATATGATTTCATTTCTATGCTCgatttagtgtagttttttcaaccttggggtcatgaccccatgtggggtcgcctgaaatgtctagtaatatgCAAATATATTATCCTTtatcttttatatttaatattattgttacaGTGCACCTTAATctaatttttgagtttttttagtTTCAGTATTTATCATTTGGTTTTAGTCTcagcattttaaattattattcacaaAGTCACTTTAACTGCTGTTTTATACATGCACTCTGGCTGCTGCTGTAGACTATTtagaatatttaattatttcattttttaactatAAAAACGTCTcagggatgtgtgtgtgagtacgCGTAAGTTTAGTATGGgagatgtgtatgtttttaacgTTCTCTCATCTTGTCTGCACTACTGTGTATGTTTGGCAAAATATAATAAAGCTTGATTTGATCCatcaagttaaattccttgtattgtttttaaactgttaatctGAGTCTAActgattttatcatttattttaaacaattattaaaattatattattgtaatcattttatttttttctaattagaacaccacacacaatctcaaacaactgtattgtatactttcacttcctcacaCATGAAGCTACTCGTAACACTAttataaacatgatcaaaaagtaatgcgagaaatgaaaatgtctctggggtcgtcAGAAATTtttgatgtcaaaatggggtcgtgacccaaaaaaggtcgaGAACCACTAATTTAGTGAGTCCTGCTTACCTTGTAGACCTCTCCAAAGGATCCTCTTCCTAAGAGCCCCAAGTCGCTAAAACACTGACGGAAGAAGGAGGGCTGTTTTTGAGGATCATATACAGAGTCTGGAGGCGGAGACTTAGCGAGGGAAGTCGACAGGGGGGTCCAGGGTGATTGGTGCTGGGGGAAGAACCTGCTGACAGAGTTGCATCCCTTCGATGGGGGCAGTGGTGGCAGTGAGTGGGACAGCCTGGAGGGTGATGAGCAGGGTGACCCCGATGATGAGGAAAAAGGGAGACGACGTTTTTTGAGACTGAAGGACTGCTCTGCGTGGGAGAAGTGGGCTGGGAGAGGAAGGGGGAGGCTGGAGACGGGGGTTTCCACGGTGACGGACATCACAAGACTCCGTACGCGATGCAGGCTACAACCTTCAGAACAGGAACAGAAgtggaaaaaaaggtttttattgtGCCGATACagcaaaa from Gouania willdenowi chromosome 19, fGouWil2.1, whole genome shotgun sequence includes the following:
- the pkmyt1 gene encoding membrane-associated tyrosine- and threonine-specific cdc2-inhibitory kinase isoform X1, translating into MSVTVETPVSSLPLPLPAHFSHAEQSFSLKKRRLPFSSSSGSPCSSPSRLSHSLPPLPPSKGCNSVSRFFPQHQSPWTPLSTSLAKSPPPDSVYDPQKQPSFFRQCFSDLGLLGRGSFGEVYKVRSNIDGLLYAVKRSAQRFRGNSERNRCVREARNHEQLCPHPHILDFVAAWEERGRLYIQTELCSTSLLLHAENKRPGPDEAAAWAYLCDLLSALHHLHSRGFVHLDLKPANVLITNSGRLKLGDFGLLLQLQQTNMEEKKMEEAQEGDPRYMAPELLSGIYGPAADVFSLGVSILELACSIEVPNGGDGWQKLRRGFLPSEFTNSLSHELQAVLRMMLAPEPSQRPTVSELLAFPSVRKQRWKRIIYLTIAEAMLTLTSLCQQKVYCVGCRLLSFCMSFLPWGSKPVPCTPSKESCDRDLTLSVSCLLTDSESPEDDAVFLPPTDPEISPTFLHRVRSVESTSTPRPLSPSVVHTPTHSSVGDWSSSHLASTPSSIHSKGSCLTLTPSGSPLHHRSAHGSRRSLHLSSTTSSNPLTLRWMEKGDDVTRSTLEPKNLLSLFEETSLQGEL
- the pkmyt1 gene encoding membrane-associated tyrosine- and threonine-specific cdc2-inhibitory kinase isoform X2, whose translation is MSVTVETPVSSLPLPLPAHFSHAEQSFSLKKRRLPFSSSSGSPCSSPSRLSHSLPPLPPSKGCNSVSRFFPQHQSPWTPLSTSLAKSPPPDSVYDPQKQPSFFRQCFSDLGLLGRGSFGEVYKVRSNIDGLLYAVKRSAQRFRGNSERNRCVREARNHEQLCPHPHILDFVAAWEERGRLYIQTELCSTSLLLHAENKRPGPDEAAAWAYLCDLLSALHHLHSRGFVHLDLKPANVLITNSGRLKLGDFGLLLQLQQTNMEEKKMEEAQEGDPRYMAPELLSGIYGPAADVFSLGVSILELACSIEVPNGGDGWQKLRRGFLPSEFTNSLSHELQAVLRMMLAPEPSQRPTVSELLAFPSVRKQRWKRIIYLTIAEAMLTLTSLCQKVYCVGCRLLSFCMSFLPWGSKPVPCTPSKESCDRDLTLSVSCLLTDSESPEDDAVFLPPTDPEISPTFLHRVRSVESTSTPRPLSPSVVHTPTHSSVGDWSSSHLASTPSSIHSKGSCLTLTPSGSPLHHRSAHGSRRSLHLSSTTSSNPLTLRWMEKGDDVTRSTLEPKNLLSLFEETSLQGEL